The following coding sequences lie in one Fimbriiglobus ruber genomic window:
- a CDS encoding recombinase family protein, with protein sequence MTATPRDLSPSPKVRPWHLDRGAIVYVRQSTPQQVADHQESTARQYALTDRASALGWTRERVTVIDDDLGKSGQSIEGRPGFQRLLAEVALDRIGLILGLEMSRRARSCKDGHQLLELCARFRVLLADADGVFDPTDHSDRLLLGLHGMMNEAELHVLKQRMHQGKLNKARRGELIVSVPVGYLKHPSGQVTLDPDEQAQGVVRLIFDEFDRQGTVHGILRHLIAHGIRLPVRSTAGGSGGPLQWRPPGRETIRQILRHPIYAGAYRYGHRPTDPRRQTAGHPKSGRNSGLAADECLVFLRDRFPAYISWERFEANQLRLAANRSRAGSPGAIRNGTALLAGVVRCGRCGKRMYVRYTRTGRPSYVCSTLRSDYGLPLCQSTPAADIETWVAEQVLSALQPAALDASLTAAAAVEEQRRQLVRHWEQRIERARYEADRAGRQYHACEPENRLVARTLEQRWDELLREVARLEAEFDRVRRTQPRVLGEADRDRVRQLAEHVPAVWRASTTTPADRRQIVRLLIDTVVVTVDPTGDRAAIRVEWSGGAVQQQTVHRPVQGYRQQRDWPQLSARLIALHEQNRTPAEIATILQEAGFRPPKRATGFTAGMVRRLVDDLGVRPRVSRVPDEAGPLTEGEWWLHELARHLGVSPYTLHGWRTKGWLHARQVGGRGGPWAVWAGGTEVDRLRALKECPRVWANRDRLAALRVPTVRA encoded by the coding sequence ATGACCGCCACCCCGCGTGATCTCTCGCCTTCCCCCAAGGTCCGACCGTGGCACCTCGACCGCGGGGCGATCGTCTACGTCCGGCAATCCACCCCGCAACAGGTCGCCGACCACCAGGAATCGACGGCCCGACAGTATGCCCTCACCGATCGTGCGAGCGCGCTCGGTTGGACCCGTGAGCGGGTGACCGTCATCGACGACGACCTGGGCAAGAGCGGCCAGTCGATCGAGGGGCGGCCGGGGTTCCAGCGCTTGTTGGCCGAGGTCGCCCTCGATCGCATCGGCCTGATCCTCGGGCTCGAGATGAGTCGACGGGCCCGGTCGTGCAAGGACGGGCACCAACTGCTGGAGTTGTGCGCCCGGTTCCGCGTTCTGCTGGCCGACGCCGACGGCGTGTTCGATCCGACCGACCATTCGGATCGCCTCCTGCTCGGGTTGCACGGGATGATGAATGAGGCCGAACTGCACGTCCTCAAACAGCGGATGCACCAGGGGAAGTTGAATAAAGCCCGCCGGGGTGAGTTGATCGTGTCCGTCCCGGTCGGTTACCTCAAGCACCCGTCCGGGCAGGTCACCCTCGATCCCGACGAGCAGGCCCAGGGCGTCGTCCGGTTGATCTTTGACGAGTTCGACCGGCAGGGCACCGTCCACGGAATCCTTCGCCACCTGATCGCCCACGGGATCCGACTCCCGGTGCGCTCGACCGCCGGCGGGAGCGGCGGACCGTTGCAATGGCGGCCACCGGGCCGGGAGACGATCCGCCAGATCCTCCGCCACCCGATCTACGCGGGGGCGTACCGGTACGGGCACCGGCCGACCGACCCGCGGAGGCAGACGGCGGGACATCCCAAGAGTGGTCGGAACTCCGGCCTGGCGGCGGATGAGTGCCTCGTGTTCCTCAGGGATCGATTCCCGGCGTACATCAGTTGGGAGCGGTTCGAGGCGAACCAACTGCGGCTCGCGGCGAACCGATCGCGGGCGGGGTCGCCCGGGGCGATTCGGAACGGGACCGCCCTCCTGGCCGGGGTGGTACGGTGCGGGCGGTGCGGCAAGCGAATGTACGTCCGGTATACCCGGACGGGGCGACCGTCGTACGTGTGCAGCACCCTGCGGTCCGACTACGGGCTGCCCCTGTGCCAATCGACTCCGGCCGCGGACATCGAGACGTGGGTGGCCGAGCAGGTGCTGTCGGCGTTGCAACCGGCCGCCCTGGATGCGAGTCTGACGGCCGCGGCCGCCGTCGAGGAGCAACGCCGGCAACTGGTCCGGCACTGGGAGCAACGGATCGAGCGGGCGCGGTACGAGGCGGATCGGGCGGGACGCCAGTACCACGCCTGTGAGCCGGAGAACCGGCTGGTGGCCCGCACCCTGGAGCAGCGGTGGGACGAGTTACTCCGGGAGGTCGCGCGGCTGGAAGCGGAGTTCGATCGCGTCCGCCGAACCCAACCGCGCGTCCTGGGGGAGGCCGACCGGGACCGCGTCCGGCAGTTGGCCGAACATGTGCCGGCGGTGTGGCGGGCGTCGACCACGACACCGGCGGACCGGCGGCAGATCGTTCGACTCCTGATCGACACGGTCGTGGTGACGGTCGACCCGACCGGCGACCGGGCCGCGATTCGCGTCGAGTGGTCCGGTGGGGCCGTCCAGCAGCAGACGGTCCACCGCCCGGTGCAAGGATACCGGCAACAGCGGGATTGGCCGCAGTTGTCCGCCCGGTTGATCGCGCTCCACGAACAGAATCGGACGCCGGCCGAGATCGCCACCATTCTCCAGGAGGCCGGGTTCCGACCCCCGAAACGGGCGACCGGGTTTACGGCCGGAATGGTGCGGCGGTTAGTGGACGATCTGGGGGTGCGGCCGCGGGTGTCGCGAGTCCCCGACGAGGCAGGTCCGCTGACAGAAGGCGAGTGGTGGTTGCACGAGTTGGCTCGCCACCTGGGCGTGTCGCCGTACACCTTGCACGGGTGGCGGACGAAGGGATGGTTGCATGCCCGCCAAGTCGGCGGGCGGGGCGGCCCGTGGGCCGTGTGGGCGGGTGGCACGGAGGTCGACCGGTTGCGTGCGCTCAAGGAATGCCCGCGGGTCTGGGCCAATCGGGATCGGCTGGCGGCGTTGCGCGTGCCGACGGTACGTGCGTAA
- a CDS encoding cupin-like domain-containing protein: MSHYPDGVTLAGKVAMTVGDYLAAISATPKSWQHHYMESVELAELAEALCQDAPIPADLDGLPGVSDTVFFGLNTGSCCHIHAHEEAVVFQFVGTKVFTLYPPEDVRHLYFEPITKDYRRSRVVFPEVNYRRFPLTRRLNRIDVGLKSGDVLYIPVHWAHWTTAEGFTFTLTRFFQARLRQYRFPSPAFRCILGRVIQLIRDRK, from the coding sequence GTGAGTCACTACCCCGACGGTGTCACTCTGGCGGGGAAGGTCGCGATGACTGTGGGCGACTACCTCGCTGCCATCTCGGCCACGCCGAAGAGTTGGCAGCATCACTACATGGAATCGGTCGAGTTGGCGGAACTTGCGGAAGCGTTGTGCCAGGACGCCCCGATCCCGGCCGACCTTGATGGTCTGCCCGGGGTTTCGGACACTGTTTTCTTTGGCCTGAACACCGGAAGTTGCTGCCACATTCACGCCCACGAGGAAGCAGTCGTCTTCCAGTTCGTGGGGACCAAGGTCTTCACCCTTTACCCGCCGGAAGACGTCCGACACCTCTACTTCGAGCCGATCACCAAGGACTACCGCCGCAGCCGAGTCGTGTTCCCGGAAGTGAACTATCGTCGGTTCCCCCTCACCCGTCGTTTGAACAGGATCGACGTGGGTCTGAAATCGGGAGACGTTCTTTACATCCCCGTTCACTGGGCCCATTGGACGACCGCCGAGGGGTTCACATTCACACTGACGCGGTTCTTTCAGGCCCGGCTACGCCAATACCGCTTCCCTTCCCCGGCCTTCCGGTGCATCCTTGGCCGAGTAATCCAACTGATTCGCGACCGGAAGTGA
- a CDS encoding CU044_2847 family protein has product MTKIIEFLNEDGTTVLIEVKEPEDAQRGTGRASRSETVHKLGQKAFEAGLAHLRPIAQAVMKTATELNNPSEVAIEFGIKVSVESGVIVASAEAEANFKVSLKWKNSKTEGQ; this is encoded by the coding sequence ATGACCAAAATCATCGAGTTCTTGAATGAGGACGGCACTACGGTTCTGATCGAAGTAAAAGAGCCGGAGGATGCTCAGCGAGGTACAGGAAGGGCAAGCCGATCAGAAACGGTCCATAAGTTGGGCCAGAAGGCGTTTGAAGCTGGGCTTGCGCATCTTCGCCCGATTGCGCAGGCAGTGATGAAGACAGCAACAGAGTTGAACAATCCGAGTGAAGTCGCCATTGAATTCGGAATCAAGGTCAGTGTCGAATCCGGGGTCATAGTGGCGTCTGCTGAGGCGGAGGCGAATTTTAAGGTTTCGCTGAAATGGAAGAACTCCAAAACCGAGGGTCAATAG